From Larus michahellis chromosome 8, bLarMic1.1, whole genome shotgun sequence, one genomic window encodes:
- the MED9 gene encoding mediator of RNA polymerase II transcription subunit 9, translated as MASGGAAARAAEEPPPPEPPAEQKPPPPPLPPAQEEFSFLPLVHDIIKCMDKDSQDVHQVLNELKNKFQEMRKLISSMPGIGVSPEQQQQQLQNLREQVRTKNELLQKYKSLCMFEIPKE; from the exons ATGGCGTCggggggcgccgccgcccgcgccgccgaggagccgccgccgcccgaaCCGCCCGCCGAGcagaagccgccgccgccgccgctgccaccCGCGCAGGAGGAGTTCTCCTTCCTGCCGCTCGTCCACGACATCATCAAATG caTGGACAAGGACAGCCAGGATGTTCATCAGGTGCTGAATGAGCTGAAGAACAAGTTCCAGGAGATGCGGAAGCTGATCAGCTCCATGCCGGGCATCGGTGtgagcccagagcagcagcagcagcagctgcagaacctGCGGGAGCAGGTCCGGACCAAAAACGAACTGCTGCAGAAGTACAAGAGCCTTTGCATGTTTGAAATCCCCAAGGAGTAA
- the RASD1 gene encoding dexamethasone-induced Ras-related protein 1 isoform X1, with protein sequence MKLAAMIKKMCPSEAELSIPAKNCYRMVILGSSKVGKTAIVSRFLTGRFEEQYTPTIEDFHRKFYSIRGEVYQLDILDTSGNHPFPAMRRLSILTGDVFILVFSLDNRDSFEEVQRLKQQILETKSCLKNKTKENIEVPLVICGNKGDRDFYREVQPREIEQLVGGDPKKCAYFEISAKKNSSLDQMFQALFAMAKLPSEMSPDLHRKVSVQYCDILHKKALKGKKLLKEGGRGSTEEAYGIVAPFARRPSVHSDLMYIREKAIGGGHSKEKDRCVIS encoded by the exons ATGAAACTGGCAGCGATGATCAAGAAGATGTGTCCCAGCGAGGCCGAGCTGAGCATCCCCGCCAAGAACTGCTACCGCATGGTCATCCTGGGCTCCTCCAAGGTGGGCAAGACGGCCATCGTCTCGCGCTTCCTCACCGGCCGCTTCGAGGAGCAATACACGCCCACCATCGAGGACTTCCACCGCAAGTTCTACAGCATCCGCGGTGAGGTCTACCAGCTCGACATCCTGGACACGTCGGGCAACCACCCCTTCCCAGCCATGCGCCGCCTCTCCATCCTCACAG GAGACGTGTTCATCCTCGTGTTCAGCCTGGACAACCGGGACTCCTTTGAGGAGGTGCAGCGCCTGAAGCAGCAAATCCTGGAGACCAAGTCGTGCCTGAAGAACAAAACCAAGGAGAACATAGAGGTGCCCCTGGTCATCTGCGGCAACAAGGGCGACCGGGACTTTTACCGGGAAGTGCAACCCCGGGAGATCGAGCAGCTGGTGGGAGGGGACCCCAAAAAATGCGCCTACTTCGAGATCTCGGCCAAGAAGAACAGCAGCCTGGACCAGATGTTCCAGGCGCTCTTCGCCATGGCCAAGCTGCCCAGTGAGATGAGCCCCGACCTGCACCGCAAGGTCTCGGTCCAGTACTGCGACATCCTGCATAAGAAGGCGCTGAAAGGCAAAAAGCTGCTGAAAGAGGGGGGCCGGGGCAGCACGGAGGAGGCATACGGCATCGTGGCCCCCTTCGCCCGGCGACCCAGCGTCCACAGCGACCTCATGTACATCCGGGAGAAAGCCATCGGTGGCGGGCACAGCAAGGAGAAGGACCGCTGCGTGATCAGCTAG
- the RASD1 gene encoding dexamethasone-induced Ras-related protein 1 isoform X2: protein MKLAAMIKKMCPSEAELSIPAKNCYRMVILGSSKVGKTAIVSRFLTGRFEEQYTPTIEDFHRKFYSIRGEVYQLDILDTSGNHPFPAMRRLSILTANPGDQVVPEEQNQGEHRGAPGHLRQQGRPGLLPGSATPGDRAAGGRGPQKMRLLRDLGQEEQQPGPDVPGALRHGQAAQ, encoded by the exons ATGAAACTGGCAGCGATGATCAAGAAGATGTGTCCCAGCGAGGCCGAGCTGAGCATCCCCGCCAAGAACTGCTACCGCATGGTCATCCTGGGCTCCTCCAAGGTGGGCAAGACGGCCATCGTCTCGCGCTTCCTCACCGGCCGCTTCGAGGAGCAATACACGCCCACCATCGAGGACTTCCACCGCAAGTTCTACAGCATCCGCGGTGAGGTCTACCAGCTCGACATCCTGGACACGTCGGGCAACCACCCCTTCCCAGCCATGCGCCGCCTCTCCATCCTCACAG CAAATCCTGGAGACCAAGTCGTGCCTGAAGAACAAAACCAAGGAGAACATAGAGGTGCCCCTGGTCATCTGCGGCAACAAGGGCGACCGGGACTTTTACCGGGAAGTGCAACCCCGGGAGATCGAGCAGCTGGTGGGAGGGGACCCCAAAAAATGCGCCTACTTCGAGATCTCGGCCAAGAAGAACAGCAGCCTGGACCAGATGTTCCAGGCGCTCTTCGCCATGGCCAAGCTGCCCAGTGA